In a single window of the Streptomyces sp. NBC_00285 genome:
- a CDS encoding transposase → MPYLERRFAAGCTNVTCLHRELIAENAPVTYQMVRACIATLRAAPPQAPPPPPTVRRVTGWLTRHPSTLSEDEHAALKDVLARCPELDTAAEHVRGFGDILTHRLGSTLPAWIDAVDASQLPGLTNFALHLLRDLDAVTAGLTLHWSSGGTEGAVNRIKKIKRQLYGRAGFELLRKMILLQ, encoded by the coding sequence ATGCCCTATCTGGAGCGACGGTTCGCTGCGGGATGCACGAACGTCACGTGCCTGCATCGCGAACTGATCGCCGAGAACGCGCCCGTCACCTACCAGATGGTCCGTGCCTGCATTGCCACCCTGCGCGCCGCGCCGCCGCAGGCGCCGCCTCCTCCGCCGACCGTGAGGCGGGTCACCGGCTGGCTCACCCGTCACCCGTCAACCCTGAGCGAAGACGAGCATGCCGCGTTGAAGGACGTCCTGGCGCGCTGCCCCGAACTGGATACCGCGGCCGAACATGTCCGCGGTTTCGGCGATATCCTCACCCATCGCCTCGGCTCCACGCTTCCCGCCTGGATCGACGCTGTCGACGCCAGCCAACTGCCCGGCCTCACCAACTTCGCCCTCCACCTGCTTCGAGACCTCGATGCGGTGACCGCCGGCCTCACCTTGCACTGGAGCTCCGGCGGCACGGAAGGAGCCGTGAACCGCATCAAGAAGATCAAGAGGCAGCTCTACGGACGTGCCGGATTCGAGTTACTCCGCAAGATGATCCTGCTCCAATAG
- the add gene encoding adenosine deaminase — protein sequence MRSLDRLPKAHLHLHLEGAMRPATLAELAGERGERPPNCDSFTSFEDFNALHGAAARLVREGPRRNLLRLVREVVQDAAADGAVWIEPHMNPLTYQDDPDAALDLLDEVIDEGRRTGAQLGVGFGILVFARRNADPSKAVETARLAARRAGNGVVSFGLAGDETRQTTESFAESFAIARDAGLIPAPHAGELAGPASVRAALDVLGARRIAHGVRAIEDTALLHRLATDGIVLDVCPTSNVALGVVPSLSAHPLPLLLQAGVRCTLNADDPLLFGPGLLQEYETARTALALTDLQLAAMAATSLEASGAPRTSVKDAVTRINRWLATPDPATTSPTQSGLSATAP from the coding sequence ATGCGAAGTCTCGACCGTCTACCGAAGGCTCATCTCCATCTGCACCTCGAAGGTGCGATGCGTCCCGCCACGCTCGCAGAGCTGGCGGGAGAGCGTGGTGAACGACCGCCCAATTGCGACAGCTTCACCTCGTTCGAGGACTTCAATGCCTTGCACGGCGCCGCGGCCCGGCTGGTGCGTGAGGGCCCACGCAGGAACCTTCTGCGACTGGTACGCGAGGTGGTCCAGGACGCTGCCGCAGACGGAGCGGTATGGATCGAGCCGCACATGAACCCCCTGACCTACCAGGACGATCCAGACGCCGCGCTCGACCTGCTGGACGAGGTGATTGACGAAGGCCGCCGCACGGGAGCCCAGCTGGGCGTCGGGTTCGGCATCCTGGTGTTCGCACGGCGCAACGCGGACCCGTCGAAAGCAGTCGAGACGGCCCGCCTCGCGGCGAGACGAGCAGGTAATGGAGTGGTTTCCTTCGGCCTGGCCGGAGACGAGACCCGCCAGACCACCGAGTCGTTCGCTGAGTCGTTCGCCATCGCCCGCGATGCCGGGCTGATTCCCGCCCCACATGCAGGGGAACTTGCCGGCCCGGCCAGCGTGCGCGCCGCACTCGACGTACTCGGCGCCCGACGGATCGCCCACGGCGTACGGGCCATCGAAGACACGGCTCTTCTCCACCGCCTGGCCACGGACGGCATAGTCCTGGATGTCTGCCCCACCTCCAACGTCGCCCTCGGAGTCGTCCCCTCCTTGTCCGCGCACCCCCTGCCGCTGCTGCTGCAAGCAGGTGTCCGGTGCACCCTCAATGCCGACGACCCTCTGCTGTTCGGCCCGGGTCTGCTGCAGGAGTACGAAACAGCCCGAACGGCGCTCGCCCTCACCGACCTCCAGCTCGCTGCCATGGCCGCTACCTCGCTCGAAGCCTCGGGCGCCCCGCGCACCAGCGTGAAGGACGCGGTCACCCGCATCAACAGATGGCTGGCCACACCAGACCCGGCAACTACGTCCCCGACTCAATCAGGATTGTCAGCCACCGCACCCTGA
- a CDS encoding IS110 family transposase, with translation MSEIWAGVDIGKTHHHTVVINAEGERLLSRRTLNDESELLALIGEVLAISDDALWAVDLNHGGAALLIGLLIAHDQPVAYLTGLAVHRASATYRGEGKTDAKDAFVIADQARVRRDLGLLRPGEEIAVDLRTLTTRRLDVVFDRTRQINRLRAQLLEIFPALERALDLTNKGPAILLTGYQTPSAIRRAGAKRIETWLKNRKVKGAAALAHIAVEAARAQHTTLPGEKLAAAMVARLAKAVLALDEEVAELDALVEARFCEHPHAEVIRSLPGMGPRLGAEFIAATGGDMDAFGSADRLAGFAGLAPQPRDSGRVSGNLRRPRRYHRGLLRAMYLSAMASLKSCPASKTYYQRKRSEGKGHKQALLALARRRINVLWAMIRDSECYHSSLPTTEAA, from the coding sequence ATGTCCGAGATCTGGGCCGGGGTGGACATCGGCAAGACGCATCATCACACCGTGGTGATCAATGCAGAGGGCGAGCGGTTGCTGTCCCGCCGGACCCTGAACGACGAGAGTGAGCTGCTGGCGCTGATCGGCGAAGTGCTGGCGATATCCGACGATGCGCTTTGGGCCGTCGATCTCAACCACGGGGGCGCCGCCCTGCTGATCGGCCTGCTCATCGCCCACGACCAGCCAGTCGCCTACCTCACCGGCCTGGCGGTTCACCGAGCCTCGGCCACCTATCGGGGCGAGGGGAAGACCGACGCGAAAGACGCCTTCGTCATCGCCGACCAGGCCCGCGTCCGCCGGGACCTGGGACTGCTCAGGCCCGGGGAAGAGATCGCTGTCGACCTGCGCACCCTGACCACCCGGCGCCTTGACGTGGTCTTCGACCGCACCCGGCAGATCAACCGCCTCCGGGCCCAACTGCTGGAGATATTCCCTGCGTTGGAACGGGCGCTGGACTTGACCAACAAGGGTCCTGCGATCCTTCTGACCGGCTACCAGACGCCGTCAGCGATCCGCCGCGCAGGCGCGAAGCGGATCGAGACCTGGCTGAAGAACCGCAAGGTCAAAGGTGCCGCCGCACTCGCTCACATCGCCGTGGAAGCCGCCCGGGCCCAGCACACCACGCTGCCCGGCGAGAAACTGGCCGCCGCGATGGTGGCCCGCCTCGCGAAGGCGGTGCTGGCCCTCGACGAGGAGGTCGCGGAACTCGACGCCCTGGTCGAGGCCCGGTTTTGCGAACATCCCCACGCCGAGGTGATCCGCAGCCTGCCCGGTATGGGGCCCAGGCTCGGCGCCGAGTTCATCGCCGCGACGGGTGGCGACATGGATGCCTTCGGCAGTGCCGACCGCCTGGCCGGCTTCGCCGGCCTGGCCCCGCAGCCCCGCGACTCCGGCCGCGTAAGCGGCAACCTGCGCAGACCCCGCCGCTACCACCGCGGCCTGCTGCGGGCCATGTACTTGTCGGCGATGGCCAGCCTCAAGTCCTGCCCCGCCTCCAAGACGTACTACCAGCGAAAGCGGAGCGAAGGAAAGGGGCACAAGCAGGCTCTCCTCGCCCTCGCACGTCGACGCATCAACGTTCTGTGGGCGATGATCCGCGACAGCGAGTGCTATCACTCCTCACTTCCCACCACAGAAGCGGCTTGA
- a CDS encoding class I SAM-dependent methyltransferase codes for MEVVAVAGYGALSDVYEWLIGDDRLTPATAAAVYYSDVVGSVPPDARVLDCACGTGQLAVGLASLGLDVVAADASDGMVRRTEKVADEQGVSLRALRASWDELPDHLEDSTFDLVFCVGNSLGHAQGAAGRLTALEAMSRLLNPGGRLVLHSRNWELVRLAGSRVEVRGRLVRRNDRDAVVSYYWQIEQRWEQEHFLEIVVAQIEPDGAVRACSERLSIWPYRYEDLVAQLRSVGLTVQSTTFDPASEGYLVVAGRG; via the coding sequence ATGGAGGTTGTCGCGGTGGCTGGTTATGGGGCGCTTTCCGACGTGTACGAGTGGCTGATCGGGGACGACAGGTTGACCCCCGCCACGGCAGCCGCGGTGTACTACAGCGATGTCGTGGGCTCTGTGCCGCCCGACGCACGCGTCCTGGACTGCGCGTGTGGAACCGGCCAGCTCGCCGTAGGTCTCGCGAGTCTTGGCCTTGACGTGGTCGCCGCGGACGCTAGTGATGGGATGGTTCGCCGGACCGAGAAGGTCGCCGACGAGCAGGGTGTCTCGCTTCGAGCCCTGCGCGCGAGTTGGGACGAGCTGCCCGACCACCTGGAGGACTCCACGTTCGATCTGGTGTTCTGCGTCGGCAATTCGCTCGGGCACGCCCAGGGTGCAGCCGGGCGCCTGACCGCACTGGAAGCGATGTCGCGGCTGCTGAATCCGGGCGGACGCCTTGTGCTCCACTCACGCAACTGGGAGCTGGTGCGCTTGGCCGGCTCACGCGTAGAGGTCCGCGGTCGACTCGTCCGCCGCAACGACCGCGATGCGGTCGTCAGCTACTACTGGCAGATCGAGCAGCGCTGGGAGCAGGAACACTTCCTTGAGATCGTGGTCGCCCAGATCGAGCCGGATGGGGCAGTGCGAGCCTGCTCGGAGCGGTTGTCCATCTGGCCCTACCGGTACGAGGACCTCGTGGCGCAGTTGCGGAGCGTCGGGCTCACGGTGCAGTCCACCACCTTCGACCCCGCAAGCGAGGGATACCTGGTGGTCGCCGGCCGCGGCTAA
- a CDS encoding ISL3 family transposase has translation MARQLLVRTSSVVFTVVGFVVGAARITVAGVATARCGVVSWRVHGRYARRLADAPIGGASAMVELVVRRFKCLNPQCPAVTFAEQIEGLTSPHARYTPLLRTLLTSIAASLAGRPGARLAAALSIRVAKDKLLELLRGLPKLPLVSVRVRGVDDFALCKGDSYATILVDLEERRPVDVLPGRDAEPLADWLRGHPEVEVICRDRAGAYAEGSRSGAPQARQVADAWHLLRNLAEAVEKTVGAHHQCIRTAFTTPPAVTESATAFKGTAEPPPEGMPFVPPDGTRDVLGRPRRLVARTTERYTAVQHLMSEGKSLTAISRQLRLDHSTVRRFARARNLDELLVKAVNRASILDEHKPYLHMRWSEGCHDIPQLHRELRARGFTGDIQCVRRYFRPFKKPHSPKPKNPPASAPELRPAPKPRRVVRWIMTSPGHLAETDAAELKEIRATCPHLDAVARHVRAFADMMRDLRGDDLPTWMDRVLTDDLPALHSLVNGMKRDLDAVTAGLSTPWSSGQVEGHVTRAKLLKRMGYGRANLDLLRRRILLGS, from the coding sequence GTGGCGCGTCAGCTTCTCGTAAGAACTTCCTCGGTCGTTTTCACGGTGGTCGGCTTCGTGGTGGGGGCGGCACGGATCACGGTGGCGGGCGTGGCCACGGCAAGGTGCGGGGTGGTGTCGTGGCGTGTGCACGGCCGGTACGCGCGCCGGCTTGCTGACGCGCCCATCGGCGGAGCCTCGGCCATGGTCGAACTCGTGGTGCGACGGTTCAAGTGCCTCAATCCGCAGTGCCCGGCGGTGACGTTCGCCGAGCAGATCGAGGGTCTGACCAGCCCGCATGCCCGGTACACGCCGCTGCTGCGCACGCTGCTCACGTCGATCGCCGCGTCACTGGCGGGCCGGCCCGGGGCACGGCTCGCGGCCGCGCTGAGCATCCGCGTCGCCAAGGACAAGCTCCTGGAACTCCTCCGCGGGTTACCGAAGTTACCGCTCGTCAGCGTGCGCGTCCGCGGGGTCGACGACTTCGCGCTATGCAAGGGCGACTCGTACGCCACAATCCTGGTGGACCTGGAAGAACGGCGTCCGGTCGATGTGCTGCCGGGCCGGGACGCCGAGCCGCTCGCCGACTGGCTGCGCGGCCATCCGGAAGTCGAGGTGATCTGCCGTGACCGGGCCGGCGCCTACGCCGAAGGTTCCCGGAGCGGGGCTCCGCAGGCCCGGCAGGTGGCGGACGCCTGGCACCTGCTGCGCAACCTCGCCGAAGCGGTGGAGAAGACGGTCGGTGCCCATCACCAGTGCATCCGTACGGCGTTCACGACACCCCCGGCCGTCACGGAGTCCGCCACGGCTTTCAAAGGGACGGCGGAGCCACCGCCGGAAGGGATGCCGTTCGTCCCGCCGGACGGCACCCGGGACGTCCTCGGGCGCCCGAGGCGGCTGGTGGCCCGCACCACCGAGCGGTACACAGCGGTGCAGCATCTGATGTCCGAGGGCAAGTCCCTGACCGCGATCAGCCGCCAGCTACGGCTGGACCACTCCACCGTCCGGCGCTTCGCCCGTGCCCGGAATCTCGACGAACTGCTCGTCAAGGCCGTCAACCGGGCATCCATCCTCGACGAACACAAGCCCTACCTGCACATGCGCTGGTCGGAGGGCTGCCACGACATCCCACAGCTGCACCGCGAACTGCGCGCACGTGGCTTCACCGGCGACATCCAGTGCGTCCGCCGCTACTTCCGCCCTTTCAAAAAGCCGCACAGCCCCAAGCCGAAGAACCCGCCCGCGTCCGCTCCCGAGCTGCGGCCCGCACCGAAGCCTCGGCGCGTCGTCCGCTGGATCATGACCAGCCCCGGACACCTCGCCGAGACCGACGCGGCCGAGCTCAAAGAGATCCGGGCCACCTGCCCCCACCTCGATGCCGTGGCACGCCACGTGCGCGCCTTCGCCGACATGATGCGCGATCTGCGCGGCGACGACCTGCCCACGTGGATGGATCGCGTCCTCACCGATGACCTGCCCGCTCTGCACTCCCTGGTCAACGGCATGAAGCGAGACCTAGACGCCGTCACCGCCGGCCTGTCCACGCCCTGGAGCTCAGGCCAGGTCGAAGGCCACGTGACCAGGGCCAAACTCCTCAAGCGCATGGGCTATGGGCGCGCGAACCTTGACCTTCTTCGCCGACGCATACTCCTCGGTTCGTGA